The following DNA comes from Solanum stenotomum isolate F172 chromosome 11, ASM1918654v1, whole genome shotgun sequence.
AAGAGTaattgagagtgaagaagagatgATGGAAGTTGCTGCTATTCAAGCTGATGCCTTTTATGAACAAGAAATGATGGAAGTTTACTCCAATGatttcttctttcaattctttaaGGTTCTTCCCATATTTCCTTAATTCTCCGAAATACccattcttgatttcttcttcttttttgactAATAAACTGAGGATTGTGGTGATTATGTAGGTTGAACAATTCTCAAATCTTTATTACAGACTCAAGCATTATGCACCAGACaggtaaaaaaaatcaaaacttgcCAATTCTTGATCAATGTTATTCTTGTACTAAAAGTTCAGTTCAATTCTTGAGTATATAGGTATACATGTTTAGTTGCGGAGGCCGCCTCAAGTGATGAGGAAGAACAACATCTTGTAGGAGTCATTGATGCTACAGTGAATGAAGATAAAGATATCCTTCAGTACCTGCCGTTAGCAAcaaaatatatctatatttctggGATTGCTGTATTGACCAAATTCAGGTCAAGTAAAATGAATTGATGTTTTCTTTAACATGGCGTAAAATACTAATTTTGAGTTCTGTACTGTACATTTTGCTGACAATTGCGCGATATTGATCACAATTGCAGGAGGCAGAAAGTTGCAACTGCTTTGCTTAAGGCATGTGATGCTCTTGCAAGATTTTGGGGTATTGAATACCTAGTCCTAAAGGCTTACGAGGATGATTTTGGTGCTcgaaaattatatacaaatgccGGTTATAAACTAGTTTCAGCTGATGCTCCATCGAAGACAAGGTGGATTCCTGAAAGAAGACAAGTTCTTATGGTTAAACAGGTCTCACATGAATCAACTTGAAACAACTCAAATCTTTTAACAGTTTCGATATGAAATTAGAGTTCTGTAAAACTGTATTAACTGAATCTTGTGCTTTATATTCAAAGTTACATAGCTGACAACTCTGGTTTTCTATCAAATACATACATAGAAAGTGTATTCATATATTCGAGTTTGATATTGTTGCAGTCTAGTTTACAACTTCTTTTCTGATTAGTGTGGTTAATAATTGCTACAGAAGAGGACCTTCCCAATATAGGTGTTGCGATTTGTGCATGGACATTGAGTCTGTAATCTTAGTGTAATGTCCTATTTCGTGAGAAATTGCTTTTATGTGTGAAATGATCATTTTTGCCTTTCCAATTGTGTTATCATTTTTATTGGGAATGGTTGACATGGTTCTCAATGCGATCAAGTGAGATTTTAGTGATTTTGAGCTTTTGAGTTGGGTTATATTAAAAGTGTTGACTTTGGTCTAGCAAAATGTGTCTTGACCCTTGTCCCAGAGACAATGTCGACCCCACTTATAGCTTGCTAACCGGGCATCACCTTCTTCATAAACACTGGTGCAGTAGTTGTGGAACTCAATTAGGCGTCATCATTAACTCCCTTAAACCACTCAAATGAGCCTTGCTCGCGAGTTACCCAATAGAAGTATGCACGTTTAGTAGCAAAAGGATTTTTTTACTACCCTTATGGCCACTCTCGACTAGGCCATCTAAAATgtccatttttttcttgatgttaCTATGCATATCAATGCCAAGGTCTACTAAGAGGACTACGTCATATATCTTGTAGTCATGTGCTCCATAAGGGCCAGCAATCAAGAGCTTTTCTGTTATACATTGATATGAATAGACTTCAggggaaaaaaaattacttggaaattttcaaaaattgagtTTTCCTTCAAAATGCTTTTTCTGGAAATTATTTTTCAGTCAAAtcaaatacaccaaaatatatatatatatatatatatatttttcaaaaatttatttccaTGATACTAAGGAAAGTTAGATCAGTAACCTGATTATCACAGTAAGTTTGATCAAACCCGTTGCTTCGAAATTAGCATTTGCGGCTCCCAATTGATTCACAGTCACATTTGTATCAGATATCATTGTGTTACCTGAATATGTTGTTAAATTGACAATACCGACATTCAAGTTTTGGTCATTTTGGTCATGATGATCCTTAGCATTAAATGCTAGCCCAGGCATATAATTAATGCTCCTTGAGTGTTGTAGTCCTTGTGATCCCAACATTCCAAATAATGGGACATGTTGTTGCTAGGGTATCTCAGTTATACAAAATTCATAGTTAGTACAAAACTTATTAAATAGAGAATGCTAGCGCGGTTTTGGTGTTTGGTTGATGGTAAATGTCTTTAGACAAAATACAAGTTAAGAATTGATAGTAATTTTCCTAAATTAAATagtgttttgataattttgagtAATAAACATTGATCTAAATAATTGTTGACTAAAGTGATAAATAACGGTAGTTgtaagaaaaatgatttaatcTCATAACTTTTGAGGAAATATATTCCAATGAAAACATTCTATAGCAACAAGAAAATGACTTCACTTGTATCAAATTATAATATGCACACATGATATATAATTTAccacttgaatttttttagaaaaagttcCTGTAAATGGATtgcaatataatattttgaaagacTGGGTACATTCATCAATTTAAGAATTCTTTTCGGCGAACATCCTACAAGTTAATTTCAAAACAATATAGATTACTGTAATATAGATTAAGATGAGATACATGCATGTAATTACATACAATAATCATTACGCCTTAATTTCAATCAAGTTGATGTTAGCTATATAAGTAGGAATCCTCATTTTTCACAAAGCTCCATAAAATGAATTgtcaagaaaattaaataattgtgaAGTAGACTTACTTCCTCCCCCAAGGTGTTCCACAACTTTCATGAATTTGGCACGAAGATCCTCAGTCCAATTTATGCACTTCTTTCGCCTAACGGTCCTATTAATAGCACGATTCTGGCTTTCTCCTTCCCTCAACTCGTATTTTTCATTCGATACAACATCATTCTCAGGCTCATCAATATTGTTGCTTTGTTCATTAGTATTAGGcatattatttttctctcc
Coding sequences within:
- the LOC125845426 gene encoding uncharacterized protein LOC125845426, whose amino-acid sequence is MAQCQWQLDSQKQISWKCRVSINRVTRICCFPKRLKIAECCRGTYTSFPLPLTTTRRSMEEVKSQRSDEYEMNDLWKVRRVIESEEEMMEVAAIQADAFYEQEMMEVYSNDFFFQFFKVEQFSNLYYRLKHYAPDRYTCLVAEAASSDEEEQHLVGVIDATVNEDKDILQYLPLATKYIYISGIAVLTKFRRQKVATALLKACDALARFWGIEYLVLKAYEDDFGARKLYTNAGYKLVSADAPSKTRWIPERRQVLMVKQVSHEST